The following coding sequences are from one Pocillopora verrucosa isolate sample1 chromosome 5, ASM3666991v2, whole genome shotgun sequence window:
- the LOC136280770 gene encoding G-protein coupled receptor GRL101-like encodes MHYNLMAELPKGFFGLLPHIIRVTLDTNLMCCHLDLFRQDADCEFAFNDNFASCHSMFRNLAPRRSLWVVGLLSLFGSVFVVGWQYFLPDNNMVQSIMLVNLGISDGIMGIYLIIIGIKDLQWSGEYYLHDYEWRTGWFCHFNGAMSVLSSEVSVMMISLIAWDRLQNIVFPYTFAKITPRQTRIMCVVIWLVGGIMAFLPLSGMRYFGDWYYGKNVVCLPLQLSPQLQEGWEFSTSIFIVLNFSLFLFITVAYVAILLKSWSSSRRLGAHGTVREIRARAQSAQAKRERALAKRVFFIILTDFLCWIPIIAIGIKSHVEKTFDPPGDLAVWIAVFALPINSAINPLLYTLSTPQVQAVLKAKLRKAWSNVRSIFSSGQNQEEGVNNQQGQIGNGHEHANNEEGEQIEMQVIEHNEVPEVEAPELPAPQPAMEQACGGDETPSSSDYEDDFDIRPATKKTVEVAVHHGESQHRRKSKKEAQGGETKPETKELAEEADKSVEQVESEEIPRASDKGKGEGSFNWSLKRLRRLWKHIFHFSSR; translated from the exons ATGCACTACAACCTGATGGCTGAGCTCCCCAAAGGATTTTTTGGGCTTTTGCCGCACATTATCAGAGT AACTCTGGACACCAATCTGATGTGCTGCCACCTTGATCTTTTCAGGCAGGATGCCGATTGCGAATTTGCCTTCAATGATAACTTCGCAAGCTGTCACTCCATGTTCCGCAACCTTGCTCCAAGGAGAAGTCTTTGGGTTGTCGGCCTTCTTTCGTTGTTTGGGTCTGTGTTTGTAGTTGGGTGGCAGTATTTCTTACCTGATAACAATATGGTCCAGTCTATTATGTTGGTAAATCTGGGTATTTCAGACGGCATCATGGGTATTTACCTCATCATTATAGGTATAAAAGACCTGCAATGGTCAGGGGAATACTACCTGCACGACTATGAGTGGCGCACCGGCtggttttgccatttcaatggcGCCATGTCTGTACTTTCAAGCGAGGTGTCTGTTATGATGATTTCCCTGATTGCATGGGACAGGCTCCAGAACATTGTGTTTCCTTACACGTTTGCAAAAATTACACCAAGGCAGACCCGTATTATGTGTGTAGTTATCTGGCTTGTGGGAGGCATCATGGCATTCCTTCCGTTGTCTGGAATGCGATATTTTGGTGACTGGTATTATGGCAAGAACGTGGTGTGCCTGCCCCTGCAACTTTCCCCGCAATTACAAGAAGGCTGGGAATTCTCCACTTCCATCTTcatcgttttaaatttttctcttttcctattTATTACGGTTGCTTATGTTGCCATCTTGTTGAAATCATGGTCGTCAAGCAGACGGCTGGGTGCGCATGGAACTGTTCGTGAAATACGAGCAAGAGCACAAAGCGCACAGgccaaaagagaaagagcacttgccaaaagagtcttcttcattattctgaccgatttcttgtgttggataCCAATCATTGCTATCGGCATTAAGTCGCACGTCGAGAAAACGTTTGATCCACCTGGAGATCTGGCAGTGTGGATTGCAGTGTTCGCCTTGCCGATCAATTCAGCTATCAACCCACTGCTGTATACCCTTTCTACTCCACAG GTTcaagctgttttgaaagcaaaattgaGGAAGGCGTGGTCCAATGTTCGATCGATTTTCAGCagtggacaaaatcaagaag AAGGAGTAAATAATCAGCAGGGACAGATCGGAAATGGACATGAACACGCTAACAACGAAGAGG GAGAACAGATTGAAATGCAAGTAATAGAACACAACGAAGtcccagaagtggaagcccctgaattgcctgcTCCGCAACCGG CAATGGAACAAGCCTGTGGTGGGGATGAGACTCCATCTTCCTCAG ATTATGAGGATGATTTTGATATCAGACCAGCCACTAAAAAGACTGTGGAAG TTGCTGTTCATCATGGTGAAAGCCAGCATCGacgaaaaagtaaaaaagaag CCCAAGGAGGAGAGACAAAGCCTGAGACTAAAGAGCTAGCTGAGGAAG CTGACAAATCTGTGGAGCAGGTGGAGAGTGAAGAGATTCCAAGGGCAAGTGACAAAGGTAAAGGAGAGGGTAGCTTTAATTGGTCACTCAAGAGGTTAAGGAGGTTATGGAAACATATCTTTCACTTTAGTAGTCgctga